AGGATCTCCACATCCGTGCTGTCACAGGCCGGACAGTGGATCACAGGCAGCACATAATGCAGCGCCTGGATGAACTTGATACCACCATGGTAGCTGCACTGGTTGCACTCGATAACGGGCTTGATCATATCGATCCTGAACTGTGCCCCTTCCAGTACTGTATTTTTTGTTAAGTTCTTGAAAATGAACTGAAGCTGGTCAGGATTCAGGGATGTGAGCTCACCCACCTCAAGCCAGACTTCCTTCACACTTTCTGCATTGTGCTTTTTTGCATGATCAAGGGCAATGTCGATAATCCCGCCTGCAATTGATATTTCATGCATAATATCTACTCCTCTACGATCTCCCGGGACGAGCCCAGTTCAGACTTCAGCCTTATGGACTTGGCAGCTGCATTCAACAGGCTGCTAAAGGCACATACCGTACCGATACCCTGCCCCATGATCTCCTTATCCCTGCGGACCTGGGCCGTGACATAGGTATTTATCCCCACATCAGTATTCAGCTCTTTGTTCTCAAGATCAGAAATTATCAGATTCCCAGCCCGGCCCGTATCGCTCCTGGCGTTGCGGCACAGCTTCACAGGACACACCCGGCAGTACTCCCTGAACAGGGCACCCCACTTTGGCCCGGCAATACCGGCATTGATCTCTGCCTTTACTGCCGTGTAGGCTATGCAGCAGGCCATGGACCTGCCTGTCCGCTGGCCCTGTTCGTAGATCTCCACGTACACCCGGCCCCGCTTATACATGAACCGGGTCTCAATGTCCCGTTCATACTTATCCCTGCCCGTGTTGTGGGCACCCTGAAGCTGCGCTTTTATCTTCTCTGCCAGTTCAGGATACCTGGGCAGGGCCGCAGCCGTGCCGCAGGTGGGGCAATAGGAAATGGGGCCCACTGCCAGTTCACTGCCTTCAGGGTCATAGAACACCACTTCAATACCCCAGTTATTACGGCGTATCTCAACATGGCCCCCTTCCTCCCATACTTCTTTGTAGGCAGCAGCCACGGGAGTGACCACACGGCCGTAGCCGTAGATATCTGCCACCTTTTCCATATCTATAATGCACTGGAGGGACTGGACCAGTTCCTGCTCCACCTCTGGTGTAAAGAACCCACCTTCCACCATGGCGAACAATATGGCAGGGGGCCAGGTGATACCTTCACCCTCACCCACCACATTGCCTTTATCGTCATAGATCCTGGACCTGACACCGTCGGGCCGCTCCCGGGTAGATGCATACCCGCCCTGCTCGGATATTTCACGAAGGACGCGGTGGCAGGTGCCGCAGTTTCCCTCATCAATATTGACCTGGTCTTTCACGCTGTCCCTGACCCGGAGTGCAAATTCAGAAACCATACCATATCACCCTTATCAATTCAACATTTCCTGACACTAATTTTAAAATGACCATTCAGTTCTTCAATGGACACGATCTCATGGTCGTGCATCTGGCACCACCGGGGAATGGTCTCCTGGGCCGTCACATCATCAGAAATGACTTCCAGCACATCCCCTGATGACATGTCCTCAAGCTTCCGCTTTGTATGAAAGAGTGGGATCGGACAGTATCGTCCCCTGGAATCCAGTGTTTCCATGCTAACCTCATTTGGAATAAACTAATAGTATCTATTCAAATATATATTTGAACCAGTATATAATAGTTATTTATGAACAATTAAGAATTGCCATCCTCTTTATAAATCGCTTGTGCACCAGAATTATTGGCAGTGGTCACAAAAACCTCTCCACCAATACTGGATTCCAGATATTCTGATACTGCCCCTTTCACCTGTTCCGGCTCCTCTGCCACACAGAACACAGTGGGTCCGAACGAGCTCATCCCGGCGCCGTATGCTCCTGCTTCCTTCATAACGTTCATGCACTGCCTGACCTCCCTGGGCTGCAGAGCCACTTCCCGTTGCTTGAACCCCACGTCCTGGATACGGTTCAAAGCATCGCCAAAGCTCGCCATATCTGCTTCCACGACTGAAGGCAGCATCTCCATCAATATGATGTGGGATACGGCCTGGACCTCATGTAAGGGAATGGGACAGTATTCCCGGAAGATATCCACCTCGCGTTCATCAGAGGCACCCTTGAGGTGGGGTATTGCCACCACCACAGGCCAGTCAGGGAAATCATGCCTGAACAGGACCGGTCCCGGGGGGACCCGGCTGGCAGCCGACGGAGAAAATGCCCCCTTATCAGCAAAACGGTGCCCACCGTCCACAATGAACCCGCCATGTTCAAAGGATTCCAGGCCGATCCCAGAGGTACCGCCCCTGCCAACCAATGCTGCGATCTCCCGGACCTCCAGTCCCAGTTCATAGAGCTGGTTCACAGCCCAGCCTGCAGCCAGGGCACTCTGGGTCCCGCTGCCCAGGCCCACGTGGGACCGGTAGGATGTTTCTATCGAGATATGGACCCCATCACCTTCAGGAATAACCGCTTCAGCTGCCTTTTTCATGCGCTCCAGGTGTTCACTGCTGCCGGTCACGAACACACCTTCGTTGATTTTTTGGGCCGAGATCTTCATGCATGGCCTCTCAAGGGTGAGTCCCACCCCGCCGTCAACCCGGCCCAGGGTAGCATTCAGGTCGATCAGGGTGATGTGCAGTCGTGAAGGTGTGGTTATCCGGATCATTACATTCAAAGACCGCTGTTCATCATAATAAAATTTGGGAAATAAGTATTACATAATAGTGATATATGACAATACATGAACGGGCATGACCATTCCATGACAGAAAAGAATCTCAGGTATGCCATCTATGCCACTTCAGCCATATTTATTCTTGAAGTGGCGGGTGGTTTATTTACTAACAGTCTTGCCCTGCTCAGTGATGCGGCTCACATGTTCATGGACGTATTCGCCCTGGTACTCACTTATGTCTCCATTCAGATCGCTAAGAGACCTTCAAACCACAAGGTAACCTATGGATACCACAGGCTTGAGATATTCTCTGCCCTTATCAATGGGATTACACTGATATTGATCTCGGGTTTCATTGCCAGGGAAGCATACATTCGCTTACTCGAACCACCCGAAGTTAAAGGCTTTGAGATGCTGGTGATTGCCCTGGTAGGTATGATTATAAATATCTGGGTAACATTTCGCTTGCACGGTTATCATGATCTTAATATAAGGGGAGCGTACTTACATGCCCTTGGTGACGCCCTGAGCAGTGTTGCTGTAATTATAGGAGCACTGATCATACTCTGGACAGGTAATAATTACGCAGATCCCGTACTGAGTTTCATAATAATCGTAATAATCCTGTTCGGGTCGGTGAAGCTCATCCGGGATTCAGTACATATTCTGCTGGAATCGACACCAAAACATGTTGACATCAATGAACTTGTGGACTTTGTAACTTCAATAGAAGGAGTGGAAGGAATACATGATATCCACCTGTGGAGCGTTTGCTCCAATGTCCATGCCATTAGCGCCCATATCCTGGTAAAGGACATGCATGTCTGCGACACGGAACCGCTAATAGAATCCGTTACCGCTGTACTGAGAGATAAATTCAATATTAGCCAGACCACATTCCAGTTTGAAAGTATCGAATGCGGCAGGCCCCTGATCCATGGTGTTGAACATAAATGAGTACATGCCGATCGGCTTTATATTATATCGAAACATGTATATTATACAACATATATTAATTTGTAAATTTATTTTTGTTTCAAGGTGAATCAAATGAAAGACAGACACGTTATGGAGGCCCTTGGTAAGACCAGGGTGGTCGTAGAGAACGGTAAAGTAGTGGAAGTGGGTGAACCCCAGACCGACTATTGTCCTATATTTGCCAAGGTTAGGAATATCAAACATTTCACTCCCGAGTCAGTGAAAGGCAACATAGAGTTCCGGATTGATGATTTCGGGATGTTCACTGCCCGGCGGGCCATCGAAATGGAGATTTTTGTGGGTTTTGGTGCCAGCGAGACCTTTATGACAGCTCTGCGCCGGGATCTGCTTGATTCGTGCGTCACGGCCTGTGAAGGTGCAGGCACGGTGATCACCAGCAGCCCTTCACTGGCCCAGGGCATTGGCAGCCGCATTTCAGGACTTGTCGAGACAACGCCTATTCCTGAACTGATTCGCCGAATCGAGGAGAAAGGGGGTACCGTGCTGGACCCGCAAACAGCTGCCCTTGACCAGGTGGCCGGGGTGGAAAAATCCATCCAGATGGGGCACAAGCGCATCGGTGTCTCGGTGATTGGTGCCGAGGATGTGAAAAAGATGCTTGAACTGGAACAAAAACATGATGTGGAGATCATCACCTTTGGCGTGCATGTTACCGGCATGGGAGCACAGGAAGCACAGGAATTGATATCTGTGGTTGATATGACCACGGGCTGCACCTCTAAACATGTGAGGGAATATATAAAAGGGCATGCACTGGCACAATTCGGTACTGCCATACCTATATTTGCTATCACTCAGAGGGGCAAAGAATTACTGCTTGAGAGGGCAAAGGAAGTCACAGATCCAATACTGATCAATACCATGAAACTCCCGGTATTACCTGAGGATAAGCAGCCCAGACCACTAATATAAATTAGTGAAAAAGTAGTGTAGAAGAAAAGTTAATAAACTATAATGGTAAACCATATATGCAAGGCAAAGGTCGGGTTTTGATTTATCCCCTCATATCCCGTTCATAAAATACGACTTTTGCCTTTTCTTTTAATAAATGTTGAGTTATTCCAGTCCATAATGTTTTACGTTCCAGTCTGCAATGGCCTGTATCTTGGTGATCTCGTCCTTACCGCCATCCATGGTGAACAGGTGTTTGAACCTACCCTGGGATCTTAGATAATCTTCCACAGGCTTTCGGTTTTTCACCTTCTTCATGTTGGTAAGTTCACCGTTCTCCATCTCGTACATAGGCCACAGGGCTGTTTCCACTGCAAGTTTCCCCACTTCCACTGTCTTTGAAGTGTCGAACTTCCAACCAGTGGTACATGGGGCATGAGCGTGTACATACGTAGGGCCTTCAATATCAACGGCCTTTTTCACTTTACGGATCATGTCTTTTGGATAAGCTATGGACGTGGTTGCCACATAAGGTGAATCATGGGCTACCAATATGGCAGGCATGTTCTTTTTGGGTCTTGGATTGCCGAAACTCTGCTTGCCTGCAGGGCTGGTAGTGGTAGAAGCGCCGTATGGTGTGGCACCGCTGCGCTGAACACCTGTATTCATATAAGCCTCATTGTCAACACACACATAGGTGATGTCATCACCACGTTCGAAGGCGCCTGATATGGCCTGCATACCGATGTCCAGGGTGGCACCGTCACCGCCTATGGCAACCACTTTTGTATTACCCTTCCGGCCCATAGCTTTTAGTGCCGCATCAACGCCCGAAGCCACTGCAGCTGCATTCTCGAATAGTGAATGTATCCAGGGCACTTCCCAGGAAGTTTCAGGGTAGGGTGTGGTCATTACTTCCAGGCACCCTGTTGGGCTGACTACAATTGCGTCATCGCCAACTGCTTCTAAAACGAAGTTGGCTGCCATTGCATCACAGCAGCCTGCACATCCTCTATGTCCGGGGGCAAGTCTGCTCATACCAGATCACCTCGCAGGTCGGCATATTCACTTTCAACTGTAATACCCGACCTCATCGTATCCTTTGCCTTATCTATGATCATCATGATGGTTCTTCTTGGGATATCCCGACCACCATGTCCAAGCATAAAGCCCATTACTGGAATATTGATGTCAGTATTATAAAGTGAGGATTTTACCTCAGTGAGCAGAGCCCCTTCATTCAATCCCAGTGAAATGTTCTTATCAAGCGTCACTACGACAGTAGCCTCAGCCACTGCTTTGCGGATAGCCTCCACAGGGAATGGTCTGAATGAGCGTATCTTGACAAGTCCAATCTTTACACCCTCACTGCGTGCCTTATCGATCACGTCCTTAATGGTGCCGATGATCGAACCCATGGCCATGATAATTATCTCGGCATCCTCGGTCTTATAAGTATCAATAAGGCCGCCGTAATATCTTCCGAATATCTTATTGAAATCATCTGC
This region of Methanosarcinales archaeon genomic DNA includes:
- the hypA gene encoding hydrogenase maturation nickel metallochaperone HypA, which translates into the protein MHEISIAGGIIDIALDHAKKHNAESVKEVWLEVGELTSLNPDQLQFIFKNLTKNTVLEGAQFRIDMIKPVIECNQCSYHGGIKFIQALHYVLPVIHCPACDSTDVEILQGRDCTVKDMVFS
- a CDS encoding sulfurtransferase TusA family protein, which translates into the protein METLDSRGRYCPIPLFHTKRKLEDMSSGDVLEVISDDVTAQETIPRWCQMHDHEIVSIEELNGHFKISVRKC
- a CDS encoding beta-ribofuranosylaminobenzene 5'-phosphate synthase — translated: MIRITTPSRLHITLIDLNATLGRVDGGVGLTLERPCMKISAQKINEGVFVTGSSEHLERMKKAAEAVIPEGDGVHISIETSYRSHVGLGSGTQSALAAGWAVNQLYELGLEVREIAALVGRGGTSGIGLESFEHGGFIVDGGHRFADKGAFSPSAASRVPPGPVLFRHDFPDWPVVVAIPHLKGASDEREVDIFREYCPIPLHEVQAVSHIILMEMLPSVVEADMASFGDALNRIQDVGFKQREVALQPREVRQCMNVMKEAGAYGAGMSSFGPTVFCVAEEPEQVKGAVSEYLESSIGGEVFVTTANNSGAQAIYKEDGNS
- a CDS encoding cation transporter: MNGHDHSMTEKNLRYAIYATSAIFILEVAGGLFTNSLALLSDAAHMFMDVFALVLTYVSIQIAKRPSNHKVTYGYHRLEIFSALINGITLILISGFIAREAYIRLLEPPEVKGFEMLVIALVGMIINIWVTFRLHGYHDLNIRGAYLHALGDALSSVAVIIGALIILWTGNNYADPVLSFIIIVIILFGSVKLIRDSVHILLESTPKHVDINELVDFVTSIEGVEGIHDIHLWSVCSNVHAISAHILVKDMHVCDTEPLIESVTAVLRDKFNISQTTFQFESIECGRPLIHGVEHK
- a CDS encoding DUF2099 family protein, with protein sequence MKDRHVMEALGKTRVVVENGKVVEVGEPQTDYCPIFAKVRNIKHFTPESVKGNIEFRIDDFGMFTARRAIEMEIFVGFGASETFMTALRRDLLDSCVTACEGAGTVITSSPSLAQGIGSRISGLVETTPIPELIRRIEEKGGTVLDPQTAALDQVAGVEKSIQMGHKRIGVSVIGAEDVKKMLELEQKHDVEIITFGVHVTGMGAQEAQELISVVDMTTGCTSKHVREYIKGHALAQFGTAIPIFAITQRGKELLLERAKEVTDPILINTMKLPVLPEDKQPRPLI
- a CDS encoding pyruvate synthase subunit beta, translating into MSRLAPGHRGCAGCCDAMAANFVLEAVGDDAIVVSPTGCLEVMTTPYPETSWEVPWIHSLFENAAAVASGVDAALKAMGRKGNTKVVAIGGDGATLDIGMQAISGAFERGDDITYVCVDNEAYMNTGVQRSGATPYGASTTTSPAGKQSFGNPRPKKNMPAILVAHDSPYVATTSIAYPKDMIRKVKKAVDIEGPTYVHAHAPCTTGWKFDTSKTVEVGKLAVETALWPMYEMENGELTNMKKVKNRKPVEDYLRSQGRFKHLFTMDGGKDEITKIQAIADWNVKHYGLE